ACGGATTTGAAATCTGGGAACATATTAAGGATGAGTTGGATCGTCGTTTCCGGGAAACGGGTCATCGCAATGCGTATTTCCCGATGTTCATTCCTGAGAGCTTCTTTCAAAAGGAAAAAGAGCATGTGGAAGGTTTTAACCCTGAATTACCATGGGTTACGGAAGCTGGCGGAGAGAAGCTGGAAGAACGTCTGGCAATCCGGCCTACATCCGAAACGATTATTGGTCACATGTATTCCAAGTGGATTCAGTCGTATCGGGATCTTCCGGTACTGATCAACCAATGGGCTAACGTAGTTCGTTGGGAAAAAAGAACGTTGCCTTTCCTTCGCACAAGTGAGTTCCTGTGGCAGGAAGGTCATACTGCGCATGAGACCGAAGAAGAAGCACGTGAAGAAACGATGAAAATGCTTGAGATTTATCGTGAAGTCGTTGAAGAGTACCTGGCTATTCCTGTAATTGTGGGTCAGAAAACCAAATCCGAGAAGTTTGCGGGTGCGGTGGATACGTACTCGATCGAAGCCATGATGAAGGATGGACGTGCTGTACAAGCAGGTACATCTCACTACATGGGGACTAACTTTGCAAAAGCATTTGAAATTCAATATCTTAGCCGGAACAATGTGCTGGAGCTGGCTTACACCACTTCATGGGGAGTAAGCACACGTTTGATCGGTGCGTTAATTATGGTACACGGAGATGATCGTGGTCTCGTACTTCCTCCTAAAGTCGCACCGACACAAGTGGTCATGATCCCAATTGGACCTCCGAAAACGCGTGATGCTGTGGTTGGGCGTGCAGATGAGTTGTTCACTGAGTTGAAAAAAGCTGGAGTCCGTGTAAAAATGGATGATCGCAGTGATGTTCGCCCAGGTTGGAAATTCAATGAATATGAGATGCGCGGTGTTCCGATTCGTCTGGAGATTGGTCCACGGGATATGGAAAATGGTGTTTGTGTACTTGTATCACGGATCACAGGTGAGAAAAAAGTTGTAGAACAAGCGAACTTGGTAGAAGAAATCCAGTCTATGCTGGCACAGATTCAGGTAGATATGTTAGAGCGTGCTCGCACATTTATGTCGGATAACTTCTACTCTGTGGATACACTCGATGAGATGAAAGAACTGATGGAAAATAAACGCGGGTTTACTCTGGCTGGATGGTGCGGTTCAGAAGCTTGCGAAGATAAAGTAAGAGAAGTCACTGGTGCAACAAGCCGGAACATTCCGTTCCAGCCTGCGGAAGAAAAGCATACGTGCCTGGCTTGTGGTGAAAAGGCTGAACACACGGTTGTGTTTGCAAGAGCGTATTAAGTCAGGATAACCTGACGAAGAGCACTTTTTCACCAGTTGAGTAATGAGTGGGGAGCTTCTGTCGGATAAAATGAGTCGGTGCGAGTTCGGATCGGTGACATTTTTGAATGCAGGGGCTTTTCATGCTTTAAGGGGGTACAAGGAGGAACACGATGAGCGGATTCGAGGAGAAGAGAAAACGGTTTGAGTTGTTGATGAAACAGGCAGAGCTTCCGGCTGGTCTGTTAGAGCCCTATTTTTTGGATGGATGGATTGAACAAGTAGAGACCAATCGAAGTAATCGGGAATGGAATATTCTGATTGCGAAGGATACATTGGTACCGGCTCCAATCTATCGCACATTTTGTCTGCATATTCAAGAGAAGTTGAATCATATTGCCAAAATTTCATTTGGCTTTAAATATACGGACAAGGTACAGAATGGCGATATCGTTAGTGAATATTGGAATTTGTTTCGGGAGTGGGTTACACGTGAGATTCCATCCGTGAATGGTTGGATGAACCGGACTACGTTTGAATGTGAAGCAGATCTCCTGCAACTGACGATGAGTGATGCAACGTCAATGGAATTGGCTCGTAAGAAACAGATTGATCAGGCCATTAAGACGTTCTATGAAAAATACTTTCATTTACCGCTCCGCATCAAGATGCAAGTAGGCGAAGTGGAGAGCAATAAAGAGGCCATGGAACAGTTCCAGGCCCAAAAGCGTGTTGAGGAACTTGAGGTCATCGAAAAGATGATGAGTGAAGTGGATACAGAAATCCCGGTGGATGAGGAGCAGGGGGATCTGCGTTTGCAGATGGGTTACGATATCAAGGAGCCAGCAGTACCTATGCAGGAAATCCAGGATGAAGAGAAAAAGGTTACGCTTCAAGGTACGGTGTTTGGTCTGGATCGCAAAGAACTGCGAAACGGCAATACGTTGTTTACCTTCTATTTGACCGACTTTACGGACTCCATGCAAATGAAGATGTTTGCCAAAACAAAAGAGGATGTTAAAATTCTCAGTTTGCTGGCAAACGGTAAGTGGGTCAAAGTGCGTGGTCGTGTAGAATATGACCGGTTTATGCAAATTCCTGAACTCGCGATGATTCCATCCGATCTGATTGAAGTCAAAGCACCGCCGTCTCGCAAAGACAATGCACCAGAGAAACGGGTGGAGTTCCATCTGCACTCTACGATGAGTACCATGGATGCTGTAACTTCAATTGACAAATACGTGAAAATGGCAGCGGAGTGGGGACATAAGGCTATTGCTGTCAGTGACCATGGTGGAGTGCAGGTATATCCCGAGGCATCCAAGGCTGCTAAGAAAAATGGAATTAAAATGATCTACGGCCTTGAGGCTAATGTCGTGAATGACTCTGTCGCAGTTGTAATGGCTCCGCAGCCTTTGGATCTGCAAACCGCGACATACATCGTATTTGATATCGAGACCACAGGTCTTTCGGTAACGCAGAACAAAATTATTGAGATTGCTGCCGTGAAGATGCAAGATGGCAAAGAAATCGACCGGTTTGCGACGTTTGTCAATCCGCATGAACGCATTCCCTACAACATTCAGCAATTGACGAATATTAATGATGACATGGTAAAAGATGCACCTGAACTTGAGCCTGTTATTCGTGATTTTGTGCAGTTTGCGGGAGATGGTGTACTTGTTGCCCATAATGCACGTTTTGATATGGGCTTCATTC
The window above is part of the Paenibacillus sp. 1781tsa1 genome. Proteins encoded here:
- the proS gene encoding proline--tRNA ligase; translated protein: MSKENDKQFVTEITPQGEDFSRWYIDVIKKADLMDYAPVRGCIVFKPDGFEIWEHIKDELDRRFRETGHRNAYFPMFIPESFFQKEKEHVEGFNPELPWVTEAGGEKLEERLAIRPTSETIIGHMYSKWIQSYRDLPVLINQWANVVRWEKRTLPFLRTSEFLWQEGHTAHETEEEAREETMKMLEIYREVVEEYLAIPVIVGQKTKSEKFAGAVDTYSIEAMMKDGRAVQAGTSHYMGTNFAKAFEIQYLSRNNVLELAYTTSWGVSTRLIGALIMVHGDDRGLVLPPKVAPTQVVMIPIGPPKTRDAVVGRADELFTELKKAGVRVKMDDRSDVRPGWKFNEYEMRGVPIRLEIGPRDMENGVCVLVSRITGEKKVVEQANLVEEIQSMLAQIQVDMLERARTFMSDNFYSVDTLDEMKELMENKRGFTLAGWCGSEACEDKVREVTGATSRNIPFQPAEEKHTCLACGEKAEHTVVFARAY